One Halioglobus japonicus DNA segment encodes these proteins:
- the hslV gene encoding ATP-dependent protease subunit HslV, whose protein sequence is MKQPDGTTILSVRRGGKVVIGGDGQVTLGNTVMKGNARKVRRLYKDQVIAGFAGGTADAFTLFELFEAQLEKHQGHLVRAAVELAKAWRTERSLRQLEALLAVADKETSLIITGNGDVIEPEDNLIAIGSGGPFAQSAARALLDNTELEAREIVEKALAIAGDICIYTNHNRTVEELDCGDSNQA, encoded by the coding sequence GTGAAACAACCAGACGGCACAACTATTCTTTCGGTACGCCGCGGCGGTAAAGTCGTCATTGGCGGCGATGGCCAGGTTACCCTTGGCAATACCGTGATGAAGGGCAATGCCCGCAAAGTGCGCCGACTCTATAAAGACCAGGTCATCGCCGGATTCGCCGGCGGCACCGCCGACGCATTCACCCTGTTTGAGTTGTTTGAAGCGCAGCTCGAGAAACACCAAGGCCACCTGGTACGGGCGGCTGTCGAACTGGCCAAGGCCTGGCGCACAGAGCGCTCTCTGCGCCAACTGGAAGCACTGCTGGCAGTCGCCGACAAGGAAACATCGCTCATTATCACCGGCAATGGCGACGTCATCGAACCCGAGGACAACCTCATTGCCATCGGCTCGGGCGGTCCGTTCGCCCAGTCAGCCGCCCGTGCGCTACTCGACAACACCGAGCTCGAGGCCCGGGAAATCGTGGAAAAAGCGCTGGCGATTGCCGGCGACATCTGTATTTACACCAATCACAACCGCACCGTCGAAGAGCTCGACTGCGGCGATTCCAACCAGGCGTAA
- a CDS encoding SPOR domain-containing protein, giving the protein MFLSLLFYLGTLPPTGSTGPASTAEPTAGTDSQEPPKPRFDFYTMLPEQSMEEDLPAPEPAKPVTETTSPSEYYLLQAGSFRQREDADRRRAELLLLGLEPNVRESNGDNGRWFRVYLGPFDTRSKMSKARSLTAAQNIDTLVLKRSS; this is encoded by the coding sequence ATGTTCCTGAGCCTGCTGTTCTACCTGGGCACCTTGCCACCAACTGGGTCAACCGGGCCGGCGTCCACTGCGGAACCCACCGCTGGCACCGACAGCCAGGAGCCGCCCAAGCCGCGTTTCGACTTTTACACCATGTTGCCCGAGCAGAGCATGGAAGAGGACCTGCCGGCACCAGAGCCTGCCAAGCCGGTGACCGAGACAACCAGCCCCTCCGAATACTACCTGCTCCAGGCCGGCTCCTTCCGCCAGCGTGAAGACGCCGACCGGCGCCGGGCAGAGCTGCTATTACTCGGCCTCGAGCCCAATGTCCGCGAGAGTAACGGCGACAATGGGCGCTGGTTCCGGGTTTATCTCGGCCCCTTCGACACACGCTCCAAGATGTCCAAGGCTCGCAGCCTCACCGCTGCACAAAACATCGACACTCTGGTGCTCAAGCGCAGCAGCTGA